Proteins from a single region of Lujinxingia litoralis:
- a CDS encoding tetratricopeptide repeat protein, whose protein sequence is MNTRALGDNAYERQEFSLALDYYEEAFAEGVRDPEVYFRAAKAATAQGAFSQAERYYSQALRHGGDVHVARALAEFYIQTSNFAQAVRVYQYLMRVEEDVQPVYSNLGTALMYSGKYLEAESFLTIAQQMNPTDPVPYINLGVLYDRHIRNRPRSVAFYSCFVELSADDSQRRMVQNRLLEMLNEGAVDASRVGLECGQLYRVPEPADINVRAELEGIGEPVDLGFGDAVGAPEGEVEIEALRPDDALPDKEGADVPSSVPEVGRPTEEEPASARPAEAPTSESPQTKTSESVEAQAAAHFEAGRYDGVVAALHGLQGRSQEGDRYYALALYRTGRFADAVDWLKLTEERQPSPEVVGALVDTYRRLGRRDALASVCERFAGWPDYEAAVARCPKSEEGAVGN, encoded by the coding sequence GTGAACACGCGCGCCCTGGGAGATAACGCCTACGAGCGTCAGGAGTTCTCTCTGGCGCTCGACTACTATGAGGAAGCCTTCGCCGAAGGGGTACGCGATCCGGAGGTCTATTTCCGCGCGGCTAAGGCGGCCACGGCTCAAGGGGCTTTTTCTCAGGCGGAGCGCTACTACAGCCAGGCGCTGCGTCATGGCGGCGATGTGCACGTGGCCCGGGCACTGGCGGAGTTCTACATCCAGACCAGCAATTTTGCGCAGGCCGTGCGGGTGTATCAGTACTTGATGCGCGTGGAAGAGGACGTGCAGCCGGTTTACAGCAATCTGGGCACCGCCCTGATGTATTCTGGGAAGTATCTGGAGGCCGAGTCTTTTTTAACGATCGCTCAGCAGATGAATCCCACCGATCCGGTTCCCTACATCAACCTGGGAGTGCTCTACGATCGACATATTCGAAATCGTCCGCGTTCGGTGGCGTTTTATTCGTGTTTTGTGGAGCTCAGTGCGGATGATTCGCAGCGGCGTATGGTGCAGAACCGCCTGCTGGAGATGTTGAATGAGGGGGCGGTCGATGCCTCTCGGGTCGGGCTGGAGTGTGGGCAGCTCTACCGAGTTCCGGAGCCGGCGGACATTAACGTGCGGGCCGAGCTGGAGGGCATTGGCGAGCCGGTCGATCTCGGATTTGGCGATGCTGTCGGGGCGCCGGAGGGTGAGGTTGAGATTGAGGCGTTGCGGCCGGATGACGCATTGCCGGATAAGGAGGGCGCTGACGTACCGAGTTCAGTGCCGGAAGTAGGGCGGCCGACGGAGGAAGAGCCGGCCTCGGCTAGGCCGGCTGAGGCGCCGACATCGGAGTCGCCACAGACGAAGACTTCCGAGAGTGTGGAGGCACAGGCCGCTGCCCATTTTGAGGCCGGTCGCTACGACGGTGTGGTCGCGGCGTTGCATGGCTTGCAGGGGCGAAGCCAGGAGGGCGATCGTTATTACGCTCTGGCGCTCTACCGGACCGGACGTTTTGCGGACGCCGTAGACTGGCTCAAACTCACGGAAGAGCGTCAGCCTTCCCCGGAGGTGGTGGGCGCGCTGGTTGATACGTACCGGCGCCTGGGGCGCCGTGATGCGCTGGCCTCGGTCTGTGAACGCTTTGCGGGGTGGCCCGACTACGAGGCGGCGGTGGCTCGCTGCCCGAAGTCCGAAGAGGGCGCGGTAGGGAACTAA
- a CDS encoding zinc ribbon domain-containing protein, with protein sequence MSLPLLIVAIAFTLWGLINMVRPFLARQDEQLRFEVLDEELREIEGLMARKASLVQSLRDIEYDHQTAKISADDYKRFKRSHERQAVAIMRRLDAIHGGREWDDHIEEAIHTRVQALPEADAQDVPSSSTQTAAKSAEACRECGEALSPRARFCAICGTPRTEPDVPAHRAAPLTSEVTG encoded by the coding sequence ATGAGCCTTCCTCTTCTTATCGTCGCCATTGCGTTCACGCTCTGGGGACTGATCAACATGGTTCGCCCCTTTCTCGCACGCCAGGACGAGCAGCTGCGCTTTGAAGTCCTCGACGAAGAACTGCGCGAAATCGAAGGCCTGATGGCCCGCAAGGCCTCGCTGGTGCAGTCGCTGCGCGATATCGAGTACGACCACCAGACGGCCAAGATTTCGGCCGACGATTATAAGCGTTTCAAGCGCTCTCATGAACGTCAGGCCGTGGCGATCATGCGCCGACTCGATGCCATTCACGGCGGTCGCGAGTGGGATGACCATATTGAAGAAGCCATCCACACCCGTGTCCAGGCGCTGCCCGAAGCCGACGCGCAGGACGTGCCCTCCAGCAGCACTCAGACGGCTGCTAAGAGCGCCGAAGCGTGTCGCGAATGTGGTGAAGCGCTGAGCCCCCGCGCGCGCTTCTGCGCCATCTGTGGCACGCCTCGGACCGAACCCGACGTCCCCGCTCACCGCGCTGCCCCCCTGACCTCCGAGGTCACCGGATGA
- a CDS encoding type II secretion system F family protein: MNNTLILVGAIVLIFLAFALFVWGVVPEEIEEDEIYGYRLTRRKRMLEEDALYAMVLPLVKIFAHYIRSLPDLPFLNMTELRASLRDKLMRSGFMGSFTPNEFLGMCGVAGLGGFMFVLLFTQLMTGLPNIGLACVAGFLSLGFPWLSLSGAISSRLIEIDRRLPYTVDLLVLSMRAGLDFMTALDRVVVRGQLQNPDDPMIQELGVVLQEMRVGTARTDALINLCERVNSEYLNSMVGAIIQSERRGTPLANVLEIQVDTIRNKRTAKIEKAASQAAVKILFPLLFIFGAVMIVIMGAMIIKVSGSGM; the protein is encoded by the coding sequence GTGAATAACACTCTGATTCTGGTCGGTGCGATCGTCCTTATCTTCCTGGCCTTTGCCCTTTTTGTCTGGGGCGTGGTGCCCGAGGAGATCGAGGAAGATGAGATCTACGGCTATCGCCTTACGCGTCGTAAGCGCATGCTTGAGGAGGATGCCCTCTACGCGATGGTGCTGCCGCTGGTGAAGATCTTCGCGCACTACATCCGCAGCCTGCCCGATTTGCCCTTTCTGAATATGACCGAACTGCGCGCTTCGCTACGTGACAAGTTGATGCGTTCGGGCTTTATGGGCTCGTTCACTCCCAATGAGTTCCTGGGGATGTGCGGGGTGGCGGGGCTGGGGGGCTTTATGTTCGTGCTCCTCTTTACGCAATTGATGACAGGATTGCCCAACATCGGGCTGGCTTGTGTGGCGGGCTTTCTGTCGCTGGGCTTCCCCTGGCTTTCACTCAGTGGCGCGATCAGCAGCCGGCTGATCGAGATCGACCGACGTCTGCCCTACACCGTCGATCTGCTGGTGCTCTCGATGCGCGCCGGCCTGGACTTCATGACCGCGCTCGATCGCGTGGTGGTACGTGGCCAGTTGCAAAATCCCGACGATCCGATGATCCAGGAGCTGGGGGTGGTGCTCCAGGAGATGCGCGTCGGTACGGCGCGTACCGATGCGCTGATCAATCTTTGTGAGCGGGTTAATTCGGAGTATCTAAACTCCATGGTCGGGGCGATCATTCAGTCCGAGCGTCGGGGTACGCCGCTGGCCAATGTGCTTGAGATTCAGGTCGATACGATTCGCAACAAGCGCACTGCTAAGATTGAGAAAGCTGCCAGCCAGGCGGCCGTCAAGATTCTCTTCCCGCTGCTCTTTATCTTTGGTGCGGTCATGATCGTGATCATGGGCGCGATGATCATCAAGGTGTCCGGCTCCGGGATGTAA
- a CDS encoding type II secretion system F family protein: MLYLWLALALGFGAGFLAIWAGGDWIAERLSAERGVYERIIGKELHRLFLPISPQEFVLYHAGFFLVCVLGGVVLVKSAILGAIFGAAMGLFLPRVFLKRAWANRLTAIDEQVEEAMVYMANSFKANPSLPEAIQDVCNAMGPPISQEFGVLLKEYRLGTPLDQALVNMQRRVPSRNLELAISALVIGRTVGGNIPEILSQISGTIRESFRLERVIDTQTAQGKMQAWVMGLMPAVVIAVFYKMDPTLIQPLFETFVGYIILAAAGVCNIIGVVMILKIVQIDV, from the coding sequence GTGTTATACTTATGGCTGGCATTGGCTCTGGGGTTTGGCGCAGGGTTTCTCGCGATCTGGGCTGGCGGCGACTGGATTGCGGAGCGCCTCTCGGCAGAGCGTGGCGTGTACGAGCGCATTATCGGTAAAGAGCTCCACCGGCTCTTTCTTCCCATCTCGCCACAGGAGTTTGTGCTCTACCACGCGGGCTTTTTCCTGGTCTGCGTGCTCGGCGGTGTGGTCCTGGTCAAGAGCGCCATTCTGGGGGCTATTTTCGGGGCGGCGATGGGGCTCTTTTTGCCGCGAGTCTTCCTAAAACGCGCCTGGGCCAACCGTCTCACCGCGATCGATGAGCAGGTCGAAGAGGCGATGGTGTACATGGCCAACAGCTTTAAGGCCAACCCCTCGCTTCCCGAGGCGATTCAGGATGTGTGCAACGCCATGGGGCCGCCGATTAGCCAGGAGTTTGGCGTGTTGCTCAAAGAGTACCGCCTGGGTACGCCGCTGGATCAGGCGCTGGTCAACATGCAGCGCCGGGTGCCTTCGCGTAACCTGGAGCTGGCCATCTCGGCATTGGTCATCGGTAGAACGGTCGGTGGAAACATCCCGGAAATTCTCAGCCAGATCTCCGGCACCATCCGTGAGAGCTTCCGCCTGGAACGGGTTATCGATACGCAAACGGCTCAGGGAAAGATGCAGGCCTGGGTTATGGGTTTGATGCCAGCGGTCGTTATTGCCGTCTTTTATAAGATGGACCCGACGCTGATCCAGCCCCTGTTTGAGACCTTCGTTGGCTATATCATTCTGGCGGCGGCGGGCGTCTGTAACATCATCGGCGTGGTGATGATTCTGAAGATCGTTCAGATCGACGTTTGA
- a CDS encoding carboxypeptidase-like regulatory domain-containing protein: MVPSMFRPSLPLRHTLTGTLLLSLALSLVACESEPQGPPPPPPEFNFPVDVQVTDGAGQPVHSVAVELDGQVVGFTGADGTFKATLVEKPNTNVTLKVSAPEGYRVADGGEITEALRVTEVIGGQYSGLPLTLKPKVVSLRHTFMGWVQTSCDERMREGSCEGLPVLVDGQEVARTDFTGAAQFSFEGIPGQSAKVSIRTPEYDPNDDDSALFEPRNPEFELALGYTATIFRIDQNFVDPAAKRAAPKRRTTRRTSSRRATRKTTKKKPAKQEEKENHIISIW; the protein is encoded by the coding sequence CCGGCACTCTCCTGCTCAGCCTCGCCCTGAGTCTGGTGGCCTGCGAGTCCGAGCCCCAGGGGCCCCCTCCACCTCCTCCCGAGTTCAACTTCCCGGTCGACGTGCAGGTCACCGACGGCGCCGGCCAACCGGTGCACTCGGTCGCCGTGGAACTCGACGGCCAGGTGGTCGGCTTTACCGGTGCGGATGGCACCTTCAAAGCCACTCTGGTCGAAAAACCCAACACCAACGTCACCCTTAAAGTCAGCGCCCCCGAAGGGTATCGGGTGGCCGACGGCGGCGAGATCACCGAAGCGCTGCGCGTCACCGAAGTCATCGGCGGCCAGTACTCCGGCCTCCCACTGACACTCAAGCCCAAGGTCGTGTCGCTGCGCCACACCTTCATGGGCTGGGTTCAGACCAGCTGCGACGAACGCATGAGGGAAGGCTCCTGTGAGGGACTCCCGGTCCTGGTCGACGGCCAGGAAGTCGCCCGTACCGACTTCACCGGCGCCGCTCAGTTCTCCTTTGAAGGCATCCCCGGTCAGAGCGCCAAGGTCTCCATCCGTACCCCGGAGTATGACCCCAACGATGATGACTCCGCCCTCTTTGAGCCCCGTAATCCGGAGTTTGAGCTGGCGCTCGGGTACACCGCGACCATCTTCCGCATCGACCAGAACTTTGTGGACCCGGCCGCCAAGCGCGCCGCTCCCAAGCGACGCACCACGCGCCGCACTTCCAGCCGACGCGCCACCCGCAAGACCACTAAGAAAAAGCCTGCCAAACAAGAGGAGAAGGAAAACCACATCATCAGCATCTGGTAG
- a CDS encoding cytochrome c maturation protein CcmE, which translates to MSAQHNDNPGPHVPGWDGHLDADLDLDELDAREDLEPGASSEADGPSWGLIAGVLIAIAAIGFLVFDGLQGETYFYEVDQAVAKGDDLIGKTVRIKGIVEPGSFEGEAGGIHNTFRVSEQGVGMKVVYKRALPDTFQEESEVVAQGRVDETLTLHADEVLVKCPSRYEGAPPTATELSPQAAR; encoded by the coding sequence ATGAGCGCTCAACACAATGACAATCCCGGCCCTCACGTGCCCGGGTGGGATGGACATCTCGACGCCGACCTGGACCTCGATGAGCTCGACGCGCGGGAGGACCTTGAGCCCGGCGCCAGCTCCGAGGCCGATGGCCCCAGCTGGGGCCTTATCGCCGGGGTGCTGATCGCCATCGCCGCCATTGGCTTTCTGGTCTTCGACGGCCTGCAGGGCGAGACCTACTTCTATGAGGTCGACCAGGCCGTGGCCAAAGGCGACGACCTTATTGGCAAAACCGTTCGTATCAAGGGCATCGTCGAACCCGGCTCCTTTGAAGGCGAAGCCGGCGGCATCCACAACACCTTCCGCGTCTCCGAACAGGGCGTGGGTATGAAGGTGGTCTACAAGCGCGCGCTGCCCGACACCTTCCAGGAAGAAAGCGAAGTGGTCGCCCAGGGACGCGTCGATGAAACCCTGACCCTTCACGCCGATGAAGTCCTCGTGAAATGCCCCAGCCGCTACGAGGGTGCCCCGCCCACCGCGACCGAACTCTCGCCGCAAGCCGCACGCTAA
- a CDS encoding ABC transporter ATP-binding protein, with amino-acid sequence MAPRSPSRLTLHNVSRVFGRTYALHRISTTLERGSITALLGNNGAGKSTLINILATIDAPTEGEVRFGKLDFSQFARQGRARIGWVSHQTLVYDELTGRENLRFFGTLYDLDNVPALTEEWLQRVGLSHAADQPVSTYSRGMKQRLTLARALLHDPQLVLLDEPATGLDQAGTALVSALLHQLRDEGRIVVIISHNFALIEALADNFLILRKGQLRASGPMPAGTSLMSHYHTHA; translated from the coding sequence ATGGCTCCTCGTTCTCCCAGCCGTCTGACGCTGCATAACGTCTCCCGCGTCTTCGGTCGCACCTACGCCCTGCACCGCATCTCCACCACCCTGGAGCGGGGCTCGATCACCGCGCTTCTGGGCAATAACGGCGCCGGCAAGTCCACCCTCATCAATATCCTGGCCACGATCGACGCGCCCACCGAGGGGGAAGTCCGCTTTGGCAAGCTGGACTTTAGCCAGTTCGCGCGCCAGGGGCGCGCGCGCATTGGCTGGGTCAGCCACCAGACGCTGGTCTACGACGAGCTCACCGGACGTGAAAACCTACGCTTCTTCGGGACACTCTACGACCTGGACAACGTCCCCGCCCTGACCGAAGAGTGGCTACAACGCGTCGGCCTCTCCCACGCCGCCGATCAACCCGTGAGCACCTACTCCCGGGGCATGAAACAACGTCTGACCCTGGCCCGGGCCCTTCTCCACGATCCACAGTTGGTGCTCCTCGACGAGCCCGCCACCGGCCTGGACCAGGCCGGCACAGCCCTGGTCAGCGCGCTCCTCCACCAGCTTCGCGATGAAGGTCGCATTGTGGTGATCATCTCCCACAATTTTGCATTGATCGAAGCGCTGGCTGACAACTTCCTCATTCTGCGCAAAGGACAGCTGCGCGCCAGCGGCCCCATGCCCGCCGGCACCTCCCTGATGTCTCACTACCACACTCACGCCTGA
- a CDS encoding FHA domain-containing protein has translation MTSFWLEFDHNGQTQNATFAGHSITVGRDRGSDFILDHPTVSRQHALIVDEGGGTYRLVVLSRGGLTAVDGQPVNGEVTLWDGAMLTLGKHSVRFRAPDSTTRPPRGAAAGPTAPVPAGGGFGQTPAAGGNFGHQGAAGSFGQQGAPGGFGQTPVGGGFGQTPAGGGFGQQGAPGGFGQTPAAGGGFGQHAAPGGFGSPVPNGSPEPGAKPASDDPAGIVSWDEIAASDAALADADEDVQASDYQRIQAASAKAGAAPGETNPVVVIGGVVIAVGMLAFTFLGGGDGGAASGPEKVNYSELPPVQLEVNCLDQTDCMRQAQESYRIATDLLDKKDVENRNLFDGYKRLLEVQAYMEKGGVTEFPAEMGEWTVLHEGSRAALDDYFRNFRASFHSAMQRDRYLEMAETLNKVEAFFPDSTSRENRWASDMELKMKAEGNYPRTMR, from the coding sequence ATGACCTCCTTCTGGTTAGAGTTCGACCATAACGGTCAGACGCAGAACGCCACGTTTGCCGGCCACTCCATCACGGTGGGCCGTGATCGGGGCTCGGATTTCATTCTTGATCACCCCACCGTGTCGCGGCAGCACGCGTTGATCGTCGATGAAGGAGGTGGCACCTACCGGTTGGTGGTGCTTTCTCGCGGCGGACTCACCGCGGTCGACGGGCAGCCCGTCAACGGAGAGGTGACGCTGTGGGACGGAGCGATGCTTACCCTGGGTAAGCACTCGGTACGTTTTCGAGCGCCGGACTCTACGACTCGCCCGCCGCGAGGCGCGGCGGCGGGGCCCACGGCGCCGGTTCCTGCCGGCGGTGGCTTTGGTCAAACGCCGGCGGCGGGTGGGAACTTTGGTCATCAGGGAGCGGCCGGGAGCTTCGGGCAGCAAGGAGCACCGGGTGGATTTGGTCAGACGCCGGTTGGGGGGGGCTTCGGTCAGACGCCAGCTGGGGGTGGTTTCGGCCAGCAAGGAGCACCGGGTGGGTTTGGTCAGACGCCGGCTGCTGGCGGCGGGTTTGGTCAACATGCTGCGCCGGGTGGGTTTGGCTCGCCGGTGCCCAACGGGTCGCCCGAGCCGGGTGCGAAGCCGGCCAGCGATGATCCTGCAGGGATCGTGTCCTGGGATGAGATTGCTGCCAGCGATGCCGCGCTCGCGGACGCTGATGAGGACGTCCAGGCCAGCGATTACCAACGGATTCAGGCCGCCAGTGCCAAAGCCGGGGCAGCCCCTGGGGAGACCAACCCGGTGGTGGTCATTGGTGGGGTGGTGATCGCAGTGGGGATGTTGGCATTTACCTTTTTAGGCGGAGGGGACGGCGGCGCGGCATCGGGGCCCGAGAAAGTCAATTACTCCGAACTTCCCCCGGTCCAGCTTGAGGTAAACTGCCTCGATCAGACCGACTGCATGCGCCAGGCACAAGAGAGCTACCGCATTGCCACCGATCTGCTCGACAAAAAGGATGTTGAAAACCGTAACCTTTTTGATGGTTACAAGCGTCTTCTAGAAGTGCAGGCCTATATGGAGAAGGGAGGGGTCACGGAGTTCCCGGCGGAGATGGGGGAGTGGACAGTCCTTCATGAGGGGTCTCGAGCGGCGCTGGATGATTACTTTCGTAACTTCCGGGCTTCATTTCACTCGGCGATGCAGCGTGATCGTTATCTGGAGATGGCCGAAACTCTCAACAAGGTTGAGGCATTTTTTCCGGATAGCACATCACGGGAGAATCGTTGGGCCAGTGATATGGAACTGAAGATGAAAGCCGAAGGAAACTATCCGCGAACGATGCGTTGA
- a CDS encoding heme exporter protein CcmB, whose protein sequence is MKTALLLRQSRTILAKDLRREWRTREILTTTVAFSVLLMAVFTFAFYRNGESTAEVFPGILWISIVFTGTLAIGRSFQHETQTGCLRALALVPGSQISLYLGKLAANLIFMLLFELALIPLLLLAFSVSPGPTWGLHLASILVGTAGFAILGTLVSAMLVKNDLREVLLPVLLYPLLIPLLIAGVKISAALLTGGAWEQVGGWLKAMVAMDLAYGVLCVLLFRFVLSAVE, encoded by the coding sequence ATGAAGACCGCGCTCCTCTTAAGACAGAGCCGCACCATCCTCGCCAAAGACCTGCGTCGGGAATGGCGCACCCGAGAAATCCTCACCACCACCGTCGCCTTTTCTGTGCTGCTGATGGCGGTCTTTACCTTCGCATTTTATCGCAATGGCGAATCCACCGCGGAGGTCTTCCCCGGGATTCTGTGGATCTCGATTGTGTTCACCGGCACGCTGGCCATCGGGCGCAGCTTTCAGCACGAAACCCAGACCGGATGCCTGCGCGCGCTGGCCCTGGTCCCCGGCAGCCAGATAAGCCTGTACCTGGGTAAGCTCGCCGCCAACCTGATCTTCATGCTGCTCTTTGAGCTCGCGCTGATCCCCCTTCTCTTGCTGGCATTTTCCGTGAGCCCGGGGCCCACCTGGGGGCTGCATCTGGCATCGATTCTGGTAGGAACCGCCGGCTTCGCCATCCTGGGAACACTGGTCTCGGCGATGCTCGTTAAAAACGATCTTCGCGAGGTACTCCTGCCGGTTCTTCTCTATCCCTTGCTTATCCCGCTGCTGATTGCCGGGGTGAAAATCAGCGCCGCCCTGCTTACCGGCGGCGCCTGGGAACAGGTCGGGGGATGGCTCAAGGCCATGGTTGCTATGGACCTGGCCTACGGAGTGCTCTGCGTGCTTCTCTTCCGCTTCGTACTCTCCGCAGTCGAATAA
- a CDS encoding heme lyase CcmF/NrfE family subunit yields the protein MSWLGSLAIYLALYTALVGATMGVIAARTGSRRFLHATRFATYTTFGAISVASLVLIHALLTHDFSIKYVAAFSDQSMPTFYLLGAFWGGQAGSLLFWVWKVVLFTAICVYTNRKSYQDFMPWVMTVCLAVAAALLIIMVFGSNPFDGYHLIDDPTQGKGLNPLLQTPKMVFHPPALLTGMASMTVPFAFAIAALLSGNLSNSWVEAARKWILWPWLFLSIGNILGGMWAYEELGWGGYWAWDPVENAALLPWLTSTALIHSLLIQERRGMLKRWNVGLMIGTFLLTIFGTYITRSGLIESVHSFAQSEIGPYFLNLLIAVTVFSVSLFIYRWKALKSEQRLDSPVSREAAFIFNNWMFLSMTAVVLFGTLWPRIKEAISGQDIAMGPQWFNRWMIPLGLLMMLMMGIGTVIAWRRASKKNFQRNFVSPIAASLILTPLSAGAYWMLRGTDLVTPDRLEAGYALFALALSIFVGATIVQEFYRGISARRRMHDESAFESFYRLCMKQKRRYGGYIVHLGVVFAFVAFAGNAMKIERDVSVALGESTQIGDYTFTYQGLGDQHDRERVLYTARVKVERGGRYVYDMHPGKSIFHASPSMPVSEIDIRSTPLEDTYVALVNFDPDGSQAAFKVFISPFTWWFWFGGVILVLGTLICLWPTRESIASLRPGSGGLGRAAIFGGVVLLVFSPMMVWTVESFTSWGDARRMERPVASLVETPAADGSPVQVEPS from the coding sequence ATGAGTTGGCTCGGATCCCTTGCCATCTACCTGGCGCTCTACACCGCGCTGGTCGGCGCCACCATGGGCGTCATCGCCGCACGCACCGGCTCACGGCGCTTCCTCCACGCCACGCGCTTCGCCACCTACACCACATTTGGAGCCATTTCGGTGGCCTCCCTGGTGCTGATTCACGCACTGCTGACACACGACTTCAGCATCAAGTACGTGGCGGCCTTCTCCGACCAGTCCATGCCCACCTTCTACCTCCTGGGCGCCTTCTGGGGCGGCCAGGCCGGAAGCCTGCTCTTCTGGGTGTGGAAGGTCGTGCTCTTCACTGCGATCTGCGTCTACACCAACCGCAAGAGCTACCAGGACTTCATGCCCTGGGTGATGACCGTCTGCCTGGCCGTGGCCGCCGCGCTGCTCATCATCATGGTCTTCGGCTCCAACCCCTTCGACGGCTATCATCTCATCGATGACCCCACCCAGGGTAAGGGGCTTAACCCCCTTCTGCAGACGCCGAAGATGGTGTTCCATCCCCCGGCACTGCTCACCGGCATGGCCTCCATGACTGTGCCCTTTGCCTTCGCCATCGCGGCCCTCCTCAGCGGTAACCTCTCCAACTCCTGGGTCGAAGCTGCGCGCAAGTGGATCCTGTGGCCCTGGCTCTTCTTGAGCATCGGCAACATCCTGGGCGGCATGTGGGCCTACGAAGAACTGGGCTGGGGCGGATACTGGGCCTGGGACCCGGTTGAAAACGCCGCGCTCCTTCCCTGGCTGACCTCCACCGCCCTGATCCACTCGCTCCTCATCCAGGAGCGCCGCGGCATGCTCAAGCGCTGGAACGTGGGCCTGATGATCGGCACTTTCCTGCTGACGATCTTCGGCACCTACATCACCCGCAGCGGGCTCATCGAGTCGGTCCACTCCTTTGCCCAGAGCGAAATCGGACCCTACTTCCTCAACCTGCTGATCGCCGTGACCGTCTTCAGCGTCTCGCTCTTCATCTACCGCTGGAAGGCCCTCAAGAGCGAGCAACGTCTGGACAGCCCGGTGAGCCGCGAGGCGGCCTTTATCTTCAACAACTGGATGTTCCTCTCCATGACCGCCGTGGTGCTCTTTGGCACCCTGTGGCCCCGCATCAAAGAAGCCATCTCTGGTCAGGACATCGCCATGGGTCCCCAGTGGTTCAACCGCTGGATGATTCCCCTGGGGCTTTTGATGATGCTGATGATGGGCATCGGCACCGTCATCGCCTGGCGACGTGCCAGCAAGAAGAACTTCCAGCGCAACTTCGTCTCCCCGATCGCGGCCAGCCTGATTCTGACCCCGCTCAGCGCGGGCGCCTACTGGATGTTGCGCGGCACCGATCTGGTCACCCCCGACCGCCTGGAAGCCGGCTACGCGCTCTTTGCCCTGGCGCTGAGCATCTTTGTCGGCGCCACCATCGTCCAGGAGTTCTACCGCGGTATCAGCGCGCGCCGACGCATGCATGACGAAAGCGCCTTCGAATCCTTCTACCGGCTGTGCATGAAGCAGAAACGCCGCTACGGCGGCTACATCGTGCACCTGGGCGTCGTCTTTGCCTTTGTCGCCTTCGCCGGCAACGCCATGAAGATCGAGCGCGATGTCAGCGTGGCCCTGGGCGAGTCCACCCAGATCGGCGATTACACCTTTACCTACCAGGGGCTTGGCGATCAGCACGACCGGGAGCGCGTCCTCTACACCGCCCGCGTCAAAGTCGAACGCGGCGGGCGCTACGTCTATGACATGCACCCGGGCAAATCGATCTTCCATGCCAGTCCCAGCATGCCCGTCAGCGAAATCGACATTCGCTCCACCCCGCTGGAAGACACCTACGTGGCCCTGGTCAACTTCGATCCCGACGGCAGCCAGGCCGCCTTCAAAGTCTTCATCAGCCCCTTCACCTGGTGGTTCTGGTTCGGGGGCGTGATCCTGGTCCTGGGCACCCTGATTTGCCTGTGGCCCACCCGCGAATCCATCGCCTCGCTGCGACCGGGAAGCGGCGGGTTGGGACGGGCCGCGATCTTCGGCGGTGTGGTCCTCCTGGTCTTCTCTCCGATGATGGTATGGACCGTCGAATCCTTTACCTCCTGGGGCGACGCTCGCCGCATGGAGCGCCCCGTGGCCTCGCTGGTTGAGACTCCGGCGGCCGATGGATCCCCTGTGCAGGTGGAGCCCTCATGA